ATCGAGATAATGAGGTTTTCCGCCAAAAGTTGACCAATAAAAAGCCCGATAAGCCAAAACTCTGTGTTTGTATTTGCTAAATGAATGATATTTTCGGGCATCAAAATAAATAGAATTCCATTTTTTTCCGTCGACTCCGGTTGTGTTTATTCTATAATCGGCTTCTATATAGATTCCCTGTTCCGGATTTACGTTGTTTTTTCGAGAATCATAAAGTCCCTGAACAGCGATTCCAAAAGAATTTTCATCTGAGTAATCTCCGTTCATATATTTATAGTAATCGGTTTCATCATCGATATAAGATTCTTCAGAAATATTTTGGTAATTATCCAACAACAATCCTAATCCCATTCTGAAATTACCAATTATTTTTCGGGTTGCAAACTGATAAAAACGCCATTGCTGATAATCTAATGTTGACATTTTTTTATCTGTATTATGTCCGCCTAAACCATAAGTATCCTGAGGATAAATCATATATCTGTAATCACCAATAAAATTCCATTTATCATCTCTCGTATAAATATAGGATTGAATGGGAAAAACGTATTGCTTGGTAAAACTGAAATAAGGCGAAAAAGAAACCTGAGACATTTTGGTCGTATTACTATCGCCAAGATAAAATGTGGTTAAAAAAGAAACGACCAATCCCGCATTTTTATTTGCATCTATAGGAACGGGAAGCAAAGAAAAAGCTACCTTTTTGTCTGAATTTACTCTTACGGAATCATTTTTATGGAATAGTTTATACAAAACATCTAAAATATCTTTTTTACTACTCGAAATTGTATCATTCTGTGAATAACAAAATGACGCAAGAAAAAGGAAAAATAAAATAATTAGCGATTTTATACTTTTCATTTCGTAAGATTTTCAGAAACAACTTCTTACAAATTTAAAATTTAATTTAAAACAGCCGTCTATTTTAAAAAGAATAAAAAAAGAAAAACTAAAACGAATCGTAAAAAACTATATTTTTGATTTTGAACAAAAATAGTTTTCCATGAAAAACAGAATTCTGATTCTAATTGATTCATTTCTTTTGCTATTGACACTCTTTTTTACATCAGGTTTTGGATTTATTCAACATGATTTAGATTCAGACCGAAATCTTGTAAAATCTTCTACTTGGTATATTGCCGGTCCAGCCAAAGAAAATCAGGAAACTATAAATGCAATTCGGGAAAAAGAAGAAATTATCAGAGTAACGGCAAAAGACAATCCTGTTGGAGAAATAGAATTAAATGTCATGATTATGGCGTCAGATTCAAATGATGGTATTCCAACAAACTTATCTAATGAATCGAAATTCGTCACTATAACTTATAGATCTTCACATCTTATAAAATTACAAGCCAGAGAAGGA
This genomic window from Flavobacterium sp. 9 contains:
- a CDS encoding BamA/TamA family outer membrane protein, translated to MKSIKSLIILFFLFLASFCYSQNDTISSSKKDILDVLYKLFHKNDSVRVNSDKKVAFSLLPVPIDANKNAGLVVSFLTTFYLGDSNTTKMSQVSFSPYFSFTKQYVFPIQSYIYTRDDKWNFIGDYRYMIYPQDTYGLGGHNTDKKMSTLDYQQWRFYQFATRKIIGNFRMGLGLLLDNYQNISEESYIDDETDYYKYMNGDYSDENSFGIAVQGLYDSRKNNVNPEQGIYIEADYRINTTGVDGKKWNSIYFDARKYHSFSKYKHRVLAYRAFYWSTFGGKPHYLDLPSIGWDRDGKTGRGFTRNRFRSNALMYFETEYRTDISKNGFWGAVFFTNISSVSKLDTYDFKKWNPAAGAGLRIKWNKQNNSNLVLDFGVSKNDWSLRLGLAENF